TCAGTTCTTGCGAACAGCATGTGGAAAAAGCTTTTGTGCATTGGGGTCCGGTCCGGGATAAGATCCTGGACCCGCACGCTTGGCGACAACAGGAACTGACGCCGATTAGTGGTATCTCGCAGTGGATGTTTGCCGAACCGATTCCCTTGCGGGATGGCGATCGAGAAGTTACCGCTGTTGTTCTCGGTGGCAAAAACTATGAACGCAATCAAACAGCCAAGCTTGGATTGGTGGTACCGGGTGATGATTTGGGGGCCGTCCAGGATTATCGCTGGCAGCCGTTAGCGGATGTATCTTGGGTCATGTCAATTATTGTCGCCGATCTCAATGGTGACAAACATGCTGATATTCTTTATTCAGATAAACATGGTCCCGGTTGCGGTGTGTGGTGGTTGGAAAATCCTGGTTCCGTAAAGCCCTCTGAATCTTGGTCAAAGCATGCCGTGACCACTGGGGTTTTGGACGGTTGCATGCTCATTGCCTATGCCGATTTTGATGGTGATGGCCTGCGGGATGTGGTGGCTCCCGTGGATTTTCCCGTAGTGGAGGGGCAGACTCGACAGCGGTATTTGCGTCTACTCCGGCGGCTGCCATCAACGGAAGTCGCGTGGCAGCAACAAGATCTCATGCTTCCGCCACTTACAGGCCAGCCCAAGGCTGTCACGGTGGGAGATATCAATTTGGATGGCAAGGCGGATTTGGTTGTGAGCAGCACAGGGGCGGAAAATGGCCAGACAGGCACGTATTGGTTGGAGCAAGGTAACACTGTCTCGGCGCATGATTGGCAACCTCGGCGAATCGCGGCACCGACGGGTATTAAATACGACTTGGTGCATGTTGTGGATTTGGACGGCGATGGCGACCTGGATACGCTGACTAGCGAAGAAAAGGTGGAGGGCCGTGGCCTGGGAGTGTTTTGGTACGAGAACCCCGTACGTGCCAGAGCGGTACAGGAAGCGCCGCAATAATCGCGGGACACACGTTTTTCAACTTGAAAGGAACGCAAATGTCACACAATCGCAGATTCTTACACAGGTCCAACCGCCTAGTATTAGCTGGAGCACTCGCCCTGGCATGCGGTTTTTGCACGAGCGCGGCGCTGGCCGTACCGACCATCGTCACCGCTGGCTCCACGCCTAATAGTACAAATTACAGTGACAGCGGATTAAACATCGGGAATAGCGGTTACTGGTTCGCCAATTTTGGGGCAGCCACCGCGGTGAGCGGCGCGCCGGTGGATCAGAACGATGCGAATGCATTGCCAAGTTGGGTGCAGGTGGATTTTGATCCTGCCAGCGTGGCGTATTCATTTTCTTTAAATTCTCCTTCATCGGCCAGTTCCACCGGGGGCGTTACAACTTACAACAATTTAATTTTGCCCGATGGATCCAGTGGTTTATCCGGGCAATTGGTCGACAATACCAACGCCAGCGGCACGCAAAGCAACAACATCATCACCGCCTGGCGGTTTGGGGCTAACGCGCCTCCCGCGGCATTTATCCATGTGGTGTTGGATAACGCCCCCACCAGCGCCGAAACCATCGTCCAACGCTTGCGGGTGACGCATCGGAACGCCGCCCAGACCCTCAACCCCACTGCCACCTTTGACAATTTGGCGGCGGGCGCGAACGGCACGGCGGATGTCTATACGTTTCGCTTGGATGGGATTGAACCAGGAGGATCGTTCGCCGTGCAACTGCGGACAAACGGTAACACGGCGGGCACTGCGGATACCGCGCTGGCGGGTATTGCCTTTGACGCCATTCCCGAACCTTCCAGCTTAGGATTGCTGGCATTAGGCGGCGCGGCAGCTGGCTTGATAGTTATCCGCCGTCGTCGGCAAGCAGGGCAGTACTAACTATTGATTCAAAATATCTTGACGCCTCCCCCCCGCGATTGATGAAGTTGTAAAGCAATCTTC
The sequence above is drawn from the Pirellulales bacterium genome and encodes:
- a CDS encoding PEP-CTERM sorting domain-containing protein (PEP-CTERM proteins occur, often in large numbers, in the proteomes of bacteria that also encode an exosortase, a predicted intramembrane cysteine proteinase. The presence of a PEP-CTERM domain at a protein's C-terminus predicts cleavage within the sorting domain, followed by covalent anchoring to some some component of the (usually Gram-negative) cell surface. Many PEP-CTERM proteins exhibit an unusual sequence composition that includes large numbers of potential glycosylation sites. Expression of one such protein has been shown restore the ability of a bacterium to form floc, a type of biofilm.); translated protein: MSHNRRFLHRSNRLVLAGALALACGFCTSAALAVPTIVTAGSTPNSTNYSDSGLNIGNSGYWFANFGAATAVSGAPVDQNDANALPSWVQVDFDPASVAYSFSLNSPSSASSTGGVTTYNNLILPDGSSGLSGQLVDNTNASGTQSNNIITAWRFGANAPPAAFIHVVLDNAPTSAETIVQRLRVTHRNAAQTLNPTATFDNLAAGANGTADVYTFRLDGIEPGGSFAVQLRTNGNTAGTADTALAGIAFDAIPEPSSLGLLALGGAAAGLIVIRRRRQAGQY
- a CDS encoding VCBS repeat-containing protein → MPHSHKLIQSFGKYALHHVSSGQAHTILRRLWQILAILAFFLVQIFWMGEVRRISGEEISRVNLPGEAWRRHVIDDRYDGPDGTKLGDVNGDGRLDVVTGWESEGLTVAYLQPESQFIRRSWPSVVVGKTPKAEDAVFLDLNRDGNLDVISSCEQHVEKAFVHWGPVRDKILDPHAWRQQELTPISGISQWMFAEPIPLRDGDREVTAVVLGGKNYERNQTAKLGLVVPGDDLGAVQDYRWQPLADVSWVMSIIVADLNGDKHADILYSDKHGPGCGVWWLENPGSVKPSESWSKHAVTTGVLDGCMLIAYADFDGDGLRDVVAPVDFPVVEGQTRQRYLRLLRRLPSTEVAWQQQDLMLPPLTGQPKAVTVGDINLDGKADLVVSSTGAENGQTGTYWLEQGNTVSAHDWQPRRIAAPTGIKYDLVHVVDLDGDGDLDTLTSEEKVEGRGLGVFWYENPVRARAVQEAPQ